GCAGGCTCATGATCACCTTTTGGCCATCCGGCGAAAAGCGCGGCGAGAAGGTCATGCCGGGAAAATTGCCGACGACCTCACGCTGCCCGGTTTCCAGCTGCAGCAGATAGACCCGCGGCTGCTGGTTGGCAAAGGACATGTAGGTGACTTCCTGCCGGCTCGGCGAGAAGCGCGGCGTCAGCACGAGATCGCTGCCATCCGTCAGCATACGCACGTTGAAGCCGTCCTGATCCATGATCGCCAGCTGGCGTTTGCGCTGCTGCTTGGTGCCGGATTCGGAGACGAAGACGACGCGGGTATCGAAATAACCTTCTTCCCCGGTGATCTGCTTGTAGATCGCGTCGGCGATGATGTGAGCCACGCGGCGCCAGTTCTCCGGCTGCGTATAGAACTGCTGACCGGTCATCTGCTGCCCGGCGAACGGGTCCCAGAGCCGGAATTCGGCGCGAAGACGGCCATCCGCTTCCTTGGTAACCCGGCCGGTGACCAGCGCCTGTGCATTGATGACCTTCCAGTCCTCGAAGCGCGGCGAAGCGTCGGGATTAGAAATCTTCTCGATGAAGGCGGTTTTGTTGATGGGTGCGAAGAGACCGGACCGCTGCAAGTCGGCGGCGATCACCTGCGATACCTGCGCGCCCATATCGCCCTGGAAGTCGGTCACCGCGATCGGCAACGGCTGAACGTTACCTTTTCGAAGATCGAGGGTAAGCACCGCGTTCGCCGGAGTCGTAAAGGCTGCGACCCCAAACAGGCCTGCAATGACCATCAGAGCGCGGATGAGGGAACACTTGACCATATCAAATAAGCCTTTCAGCACTTCATGAATTCAGTTTGCTAGTAGGACAGTGCAAGATAACTTCCTTCCAAGCATTGTAT
This Rhizobium sp. NZLR1 DNA region includes the following protein-coding sequences:
- the tolB gene encoding Tol-Pal system beta propeller repeat protein TolB, which translates into the protein MVKCSLIRALMVIAGLFGVAAFTTPANAVLTLDLRKGNVQPLPIAVTDFQGDMGAQVSQVIAADLQRSGLFAPINKTAFIEKISNPDASPRFEDWKVINAQALVTGRVTKEADGRLRAEFRLWDPFAGQQMTGQQFYTQPENWRRVAHIIADAIYKQITGEEGYFDTRVVFVSESGTKQQRKRQLAIMDQDGFNVRMLTDGSDLVLTPRFSPSRQEVTYMSFANQQPRVYLLQLETGQREVVGNFPGMTFSPRFSPDGQKVIMSLQQDANSNIYTMDLRSRTTTRLTSTAAIDTSPSYSPDGARVSFESDRGGKPQIYVMNADGSGQTRISFGDGSYSTPVWSPRGDLIAFTKQAGGKFSIGVMKPDGSGERILTTGFHNEGPTWAPNGRVLMFFRQAAGAGGPQLYSIDLTGYNEQLVKTPSYGSDPAWSPLME